The Pseudobdellovibrionaceae bacterium region TCTGGCTCAGGACAAACGCTGGCGGCGTACCTAATACATGCAAGTCGAACGAGGAAAGCCTTTCGGGGCGAGTATGAGTGGCGCACGGGTGAGTAACACGTGGATAATCTGCCCTCTGGTGGGGGACAACCAGCCGAAAGGCTGGCTAATACCGCATAATATCTTTTTGTCTTCGGACTTTAAGATTAAAGATTTATCGCCAGAGGATGAGTTTGCGTTGGATTAGCTTGATGGTGGGGTAAAGGCCTACCATGGCGACGATCCATAGCTGGTCTGAGAGGATGACCAGTCACACTGGAACTGAGACACGGTCCAGACTCCTACGGGAGGCAGCAGTAGGGAATATTGCACAATGGGGGAAACCCTGATGCAGTGACGCCGCGTGAGTGATGAAGGCTTTTGGGTCGTAAAACTCTGTTCTTAGGGAATAAAAAAATGAAGGTACCTAAGAAGAAAGGACTGGCTAACTTCGTGCCAGCAGCCGCGGTAATACGAGGGGTCCAAGCGTTGTTCGGAATCATTGGGCGTAAAGCGGGTGTAGGCGGTTTAATAAGTCAGAAGTGAAAGCCCTGGGCTCAACCCAGGAAGTGCTTTTGAAACTGTTAGACTTGAGTATGAGAGAGGATGGTGGAATTCCTGGTGTAGCGGTGAAATGCGTAGATATCAGGAGGAACATCGGTGGCGAAGGCGGCCATCTGGCTCATTACTGACGCTGAGACCCGAAAGCGTGGGTAGCAAACAGGATTAGATACCCTGGTAGTCCACGCCGTAAACGATGAACACTTGGTGTTGGTGGTGTTTGACCCCATCAGTGCCGGAGCTAACGCGTTAAGTGTTCCGCCTGGGGAGTACGGTCGCAAGATTAAAACTCAAAGAAATTGACGGGGGCCCGCACAAGCGGTGGAGCATGTGGTTTAATTCGATGCAACGCGAAAAACCTTACCTGGCCTTGACATATAGAGGACGACTTCCAGAAATGGAGTTTTCTTCGGACCTCTATACAGGTGCTGCATGGCTGTCGTCAGCTCGTGTCGTGAGATGTTGGGTTAAGTCCCGCAACGAGCGCAACCCTTGTCTTTAGTTGCCAGCATTTAGTTGGGCACTCTAAAGAGACTGCCGGCGTTAAGTCGGAGGAAGGTGGGGATGACGTCAAGTCCTCATGGCCCTTATGGCCAGGGCTACACACGTGCTACAATGGACGATACAAAAAGAAGCGAGACCGCGAGGTTTAGCAAATCTAATAAATTCGTTCTCAGTTCGGATTGGAGTCTGCAACTCGACTCCATGAAGTTGGAATCGCTAGTAATCGCGGATCAGCATGCCGCGGTGAATACGTTCTCGGGCCTTGTACACACCGCCCGTCACACCATGAAAGTTGGTTACACCAGAAGTCGCCGAGCTAACCTTCGGGAGGCAAGCGCCCAAGGTGTGATTGATGATTGGGGTGAAGTCGTAACAAGGTAGCCGTAGGGGAACCTGCGGCTGGATCACCTCCTTTTTAAGGATTGTTTTTTAGCAATTTTAGGTCAGCCTTCTTTTCCACTATTCAGCTTTGAGCGAACAAAGGGGCCTGTAGCTCAGTTGGTTAGAGCACACGCTTGATAAGCGTGGGGTCAGAAGTTCAAGTCTTCTCAGGCCCACCATTTTTTTAAGTGGTGGTAATGAAAAGACAAGAATATCTGATTAATCTACTAATTTAATACAGCCTATGTTCTTTGAAAATTAAATATTTTTGTAAATTCAAGTGATTTTTAGCAGGGTATAAAAAGATGGGTTTTTAATTAAGCCTATCTATAAAAAAAATTAATTTATAAAGTTACTAAGGGCTTAGGGCGGATGCCTTGGCACTAGAAAGCGATGAAGGACGTGGTAAGCTGCGATAAGCTTCGGATAGTGGCACACACACATTTTAATCCGGAGATTTCCGAATGGGAAAACCCATCATTAACATGATATCTTAAAGTGAATACATAACTTTAAGAGGCGAACGGGGAGAAGTGAAACATCTCAGTACCCCCAGGAACAGAAATCAAAAGAGATTCCCCTAGTAGCGGCGAGCGAACGGGGAACAGTCCAAACTTAGTATATGTCAAGATTCTGGTCGTTGTATATTAAGGGTTGTGGGACTTTTAGAAGTGTCCAGAAACACTTCACAGAGTTACAAAATTTTATTTTAGCAGAAGGGTCTGGAAAGACCTGCCAAAGAGAGTGATAGCCTCGTAAGCGAAAAAATAAAATCTCTGAAGAGTATCCCAAGTACCATCGAACACGAGAAATTCGTTGGGAATCTGGGCGGACCACCGTCTAAGACTAAATATGTTCTAGTGACCGATAGTGAACAAGTACCGTGAGGGAAAGGTGAAAAGAACCCCGAAAGGGGAGTGAAATAGAACCTGAAACCCTAAGCCTATAAGCTGTGGTAGCACTATTTTATAAGTGTAACCGCGTACCTTTTGCATAATGAGTCAGCGAGTTATTTTCGTAGGCAAGATTAAGCCGTTAGGTGTAGTCGTAGCGAAAGCGAGTCTGAATAGGGCGTTAGTCTGCGGGAATAGACCCGAAACCTGGTGATCTAACCATGAACAGGGTGAAGCTGAAGTAACATTCAGTGGAGGCCCGAACCAGTAAATGGTGAAATATTTTTGGATGATTTGTGGTTAGGGGTGAAAGGCCAATCAAACTAGGTGATAGCTGGTTCTCCTCGAAATATATTTAGGTATAGCCTTGATTTTTTATCCCGGAGGTAGAGCACTAATTGGGCTAGGGGTCTTACCAGATTACCAAACCCAGATAAACTCCGAATGCCGGTGATAACTAGATCAGGAGACAGTCATGGGGTGATAAGGTCCTATGACAAAAGGGAAAGAGCCCAGATCGTCAGCTAAGGTCCCCAAGTGTAAACTAAGTGGAAAACGTGGTGGAGTTACTCAGACAACTAGGAGGTTGGCTTAGAAGCAGCAATCCTTTAAAGAAAGCGTAATAGCTCACTAGTCTAGTGATTCTGCGCGGAAGATTCAACGGGGCTTAAGTTTACCACCGAAGCTACGGGTGCAACATTTTTGTTGTGCGGTAGAGGAGCGTTCTAGTATAGGCTGAAGGTTGACCGTGAGGACAGCTGGACGAACTAGAAGTGATCATGCTGACATAAGTAGCGTATAAAGCTAGGTGAAAAACCTAGCCGCCGAAAACTCAAGGATTCCTGGGCTAGGATAATCCTCCCAGGGTTAGTCAGGACCTAAGGCGAGGCCTACGGGCGTAGTCGATGGATAAAAGGTTAATATTCCTTTACTAATTTTAGCGTTAGGCATAGGAGGGACGGACTAAGATAGACCAGCCTGTTATTGGATTCAGGTGTAAGCGTGCAAGAGGTAGTATAGGCAAATCCGTACTACATTACTCCTAGGCGTGAATGCGAGAAGACTTTTGTCTTCATAAGTGGTTGAAACTATGGTTCCTAGAAAAGCTTCGATGTTTGTTAAAATTACCTGTACCGTAAACCGACTCAGGTGAGTGAGATGAGTATTCTCAGGCGATTGGGTTAATACTGGTTAAGGAACTCGGCAACTTGGCACCGTAACTTCGGAAGGAGGTGTGCCTTCTAGGGTGTAGTCTTTTACAGGCGAAGCCTTGGAAGGTCGCAGTGACCAGGGAGTAGCGACTGTTTATCAAAAACACAGGGCTGTGCAAAGTCACAAGACGACGTATACAGCCTGACGCCTGCCCGGTGCCGGAAGGTTAAGAGGAGGAGTTAGCTTCGGCGAAGCTTTGAATTGAAGCCCCGGTAAACGGCGGCCGTAACTATAACGGTCCTAAGGTAGCGAAATTCCTTGTCGGGTAAGTTCCGACCTGCACGAATGGCGTAACGACTTCTCCGGTGTCTCAACCAGATGCCCAGCGAACTTGAATTCTCGGTGAAAATGCCGAGTACCCGCGGAAGGACGGAAAGACCCCGTGAACCTTTACTCTAGCTTGACAGTGAATTTAGGATCAATATGTGTAGGATAGGTGGGAGACTTTGAAGCAGAAACGCTAGTTTTTGTGGAGTCACCCTTGAAATACCACCCTTATTGTTCTTGAATTCTAACCTGCACCCATTATCTGGGTGAGGGACACTGTCTGGTGGGGAGTTTGACTGGGGTGGTCGCCTCCTAAAGAGTAACGGAGGCGTACAAAGGTTCCCTCAGCCCGATTGGAAACCGGGCATTGAGCATATTGGTATAAGGGAGCTTGACTGCAAGACCTACAAGTCGAGCAGGTGCGAAAGCAGGTCAAAGTGATCCGGTGGTCCCGAGTGGAAGGGCCATCGCTCAACGGATAAAAGGTACTCCGGGGATAACAGGCTGATACCGCCCAAGAGTTCATATCGACGGCGGTGTTTGGCACCTCGATGTCGGCTCATCTCATCCTGGGGCTGAAGCAGGTCCCAAGGGTTTGGCTGTTCGCCAATTAAAGAGGTACGCGAGCTGGGTTCAGAACGTCGTGAGACAGTTTGGTCCAGATCCTCCGTGGGCGCAGGAAAATTGAATGGTGCTGACCTTAGTACGAGAGGACCGGGTTGGACGAACCTCTGGTGTTCCTGTTGTCATGCCAATGGCATTGCAGGGTAGCTATGTTCGGATTGGATAACCGCTGAAAGCATCTAAGTGGGAAGCCAGCCATGAGATAAATTTTCCCTGGGGCTTTATGCCCCCTAAAGACTCCTTCGAGACTAGGAGGTTGATAGGCAGAAGGTGTACGCAGAGTAATCTGTTTAGCCGATCTGTACTAATTGGTCGTGAGACTTTATTTTCGTTTTATTACCCTGCTAAAAATGACTTGAGTTTACAAAATATTTAATAATTTATATAGTTTTTATTTTTGTTGGTGCTTATAGCAGTGGGGGTACACCTGATCCATTTCGAACTCAGAAGTTAAGTCCACTAGCGGCGATGGTATTGCAGCGGCAACTCTGTGAGAGAGTAGCACGGTGCCAACATTTTTTTTCTTAAGCCAGTTATTTATTTAGCTGGCTTTTTTTTTTGGAGGGGTCTGACTTTCTACTTGATTCTAAAAGTTCTAGAAAATTCCCAAACCAAATTTTTATTTTTAATGTTTGTAAGATTGTATTGTGTTACTAGCGCCGAGTAATCATCATTTAATAAATAGGTATTTATTTGTAAATGATATTTTCCTTCTTTTTTTGAATGTATAACAGAGCTAAGGTACTTTTTAACCGTTTTGTTACTCCACTCTATACTTTTTATATTATACCATTCTTTGGGAAGGATCTTCTTTTTGGTTAAATTTTGTAAATCTTTTTTTAATAAAATATAAATTTGCTTATAAAATTGTTTTTCTTCTAATAATTGCTTTTCCCTTTTTAATAAGAGTCTATATTTATTTATATATTCTTTCTTTTTACCAACTTTACTTAGACTATCTATATTATTAATTAAAAATTGATAAGCTAGTATTTTATTTACATCTTTAGAGAGGAATAAAAAAACTAAAGTTAAGCAAGTAAGAAATACAAAAAGTTTATTTATCATAAAGGTATAAAAAGCTGGTTTTCTGTTAAAAAATTATAGTATAGTACAAAGTATGAGTTGGATTAAAAAAAAAGGGAAGCTATTTTTTTGGGTTTTAGCTATTAGTATTACGCTAAGTAGTATGTTTTATTTTTTTCGTTTAAAAACTGTAGAAATAAGTATTTTACCTCCAGCTAAGCCGTTTAAAGAGAAGGTAGAGTTTATTTACACAAAGCAAGAGTATAAAAATAAAATAAAAAAATTATTAAAACCTTACATAGGACAATCTTTACTGTTTTTAAACTTTAAAAATGTATTTAGCTTACTAAAAAAAGAAAAAATTTTTTTAAACTTAACATTTTATAAAAAATTTCCAAATACTTTAAAAGTAAACTTTACTTTAAACCCAAAATTTTTTTTACATTTAAGCAAAGGTGGAAAACTATATAAAATACTAAGCAACGGAAAGCTACTAAGCACAAATACCAAAAAAGTGTATTCGGAACCCATTTTAACAGGAAGCTTGCCAAGTAATAAGCGGCAAAAACAACAATTTTTAGATTTTATTTTTCAATTATTTCGTTTTCCGTCATTTGCTAATAAAATTGCTACTGTTCGCTATAGTTCAAACAAAGAAGCACATTTATTTTTAGAACAACCTTACTTAAAAATTCAATTAAATTGGAAAAGTTTAGCTTTAGAAAAAAATAATAATTTAAAAAGTACTATAAAAAAAATTAATCAAGTATTAAAGTATTTAGAGCAACACTCTTACAAAGCACGAACTATAGACGCTAGGTTTGTTAATAAAATTTTTGTTTCTTATCATTAAGCCAGACTAGTCCTTTGTTTAGAAGGCTTGCTTGTTGTTAATAAGTGCGTCATTATTTAATAAAATATGGGCATCATTAAGCTCTATAAAATTTTTAATAAGGAAAATAGCTTATGTTTGAAATTGCACAAAGTACCTTAGAGACTCCTGGCGCTAAAATTTGTGTTATAGGCGTTGGTGGTGGCGGAGGTAATGTTATTAAGACTATGTTAGGGGATAATCTACAAGGTGTGGAATTTATAGTTGCTAACACAGATAGACAAGCCTTAGATAGTAATCCTTCAAGTTCTAAAATTTATTTAGGAAAATCCATAACTAAAGGTTTGGGGGCAGGAGCTAACCCCGAAGTGGGCGAACAATCTGCCTTAGAATCAGAAGAAGAAATTAAAGACATGCTAGCAGGGCATGATATGTTATTTATTACCGCTGGAATGGGAGGGGGGACAGGCACTGGTGCCGTTCCGATTATTGCTCGCATTGCCAAAGAGTTAGGAATTTTAACAGTAGGTGTGGTAACTAAGCCATTTATTTTTGAAGGTAAAAAAAGAACAAAAAATGCAGAAAGAGGAATAGAGTTATTAAAGTCTAATGTAGATACTTTAATTGTTATTCCTAACCAAAAACTATTAACGATTGCTAATGAAAAAACTCCTTTATTAGAAACTTTCAGAAAAGCAGATTCTGTACTTTTACAAGCGGTTAAAAGTATTTCTGATTTAATTAATGTAGAAGGTTTAATTAATTTAGATTTTGCAGATATTAAAACAGTAATGCAGTCACGAGGTGTGGCTTTAATGGGAAGCGGTGTAGGTTCGGGAGAATCAAGAGCTGTCGAAGCAGCGCAAGCCGCTATTAAATCGCCATTGCTAGAAAATGTATCTATTGATGGGGCAACGGGAGTAATTATTAATATTACAGGAAACTCTAACCTAACTTTGTGGGAAGTTAACGAAGCGGCTTCTTTAATTTCTAATGCAGCCGATGAAAGTGCAGAAATTATATTTGGTTCTGTTATTGACGAAAATGTTAAAGATGACGAAATTTTTGTAACTGTTGTGGCTACAGGGTTTCAAGAAAAAGATCATTCAATATCTTACAATACGCATTCTTATGCTGCGGCTACTGCGGCTTCTTCGCCAAATAATCACAACAATACGAACATTGAAAACATGGCACAAAATTTTGCTAAAGCTAAATTGGCAAGCACGCCTTTAAACCCAACAGAAGAAATGCCAAAAGCGAATTTTTCAAAAAGTCCTGCAGAAGAAATGCCAGGGGCTAATTCTAGTTTTCCACCTAATAGCTCGGCAAAGGAAGGCGGAAAGGTGCAGGTAGACCCCACAATAGAAAAAGCTGTGGAAAATAATGCGACTTCTGAAGAAAAAGTAAATGCGCGCGAATTATTATTAGAAAAAGCAAAATCTTTTGATATAGAAGCTTCGGGAGCTTCACATTTAAATTCTAAAGAACAATTAAGCATGAACTTAGACGACGACAAAGAAAACCACCCTATTGATATAGTTAAAGACATAGCTAAAAAAGTGGTAAAATCTCCTTTCAAAACGGGCTTAGACTGGGCTTCTTTTAAAAAGAAGTGGGTTGATTTAGACAAATAAAATTTGAGTTTATATGAAACTATTATTTGTATCTGATGTTCATTTAAAAGAACATCAGAGCTTAGAGTATATTCACTTTTTAAAATTTTTAAAATTTATTTTGCAATCAAAAAATGTAGACCATTTATTTTTAGTGGGTGATATTTTTGATCTTTGGGTTTCTGATAAATCTATTTTTTTTAATCATTTTTCTGAAGTGGTAATTTTGCTACAAAATATTGCAGAGCAGGGAACAAAAGTGCATTATTTTGAAGGCAATCATGATTTATATATAAATAATTATTTTAAAAATAAAAAAAATATAATCACTTATAATTGCCCACAAACATTTTACCTTAATGGTTTAAATTTAAAAATAGAACATGGCGATTTAATTAATCAAGAAGATTATTGGTATCTTAAATGGAAAAAAATAATTAATTCTAAAAGTTTTAAGCAGTGGGTTAGAATGTGCCCTGGGTTTTTTGTATTTTATCTAGGTTCTTTATTAAGTTTTCTTAGCTCTTTAAAAAACAAAATATCTTTTTTAAATAAAAAACCTATAGAAAAAGAGCTGTATGAAAAAAACATTTGCAAAATGTTGCGTAATTACGCAGAAGTTAAATGCAAAAACGAAGAAGTAGATATTTTTATCAACGGGCATGTACATGTGGCCGATTTATACCAGTATCAAGCTTCAGGAAAAGAAAAATATGCAATTAACTTAGGAGAGTGGAAAAAAACACCCCATGTTTTATCTGTAGTAGATAAAAACATTCAACTTTATAAGCTAGATCAATTTTTTTTATCTTTTAAATAGTTTATATTCTTTCTCCAAAATTAAACTTTTCTTTTAATATAGAAAAGTAATTAAAATTGCGATCTTTTAAGCTGTGGTGCTGGTAAGAAGATTTGCTAATAGAGATATTATCGTCTTCATTAAGTATGCAATACCTTTTTCCATCAATGCTAAGTGTAGATTTTTTTTTATTTTTATGTTTTGTTTTTTTTATTTGAATATCAATTTGATAATCATCATTTAAAACAAGGGGCCGTACCGTTAGGCTATGGGGAGCAATAGGGGTAACAGAGATATTTTTTAAAGAGGGGTGCAAAATAGGGCCTCCTGCAGCTAAATTATATGCAGTCGAACCCAAGGCAGTGGACAAAATAATTCCATCGGCCCTTATGGTGTAAATTTTTTTCTTAAACAAATTAACAGTTAAAGATAGTAAATTGCTTAAGTTGTGGCGTTCGATAGAAACATCATTAAGAGCGTAAAACACTCTGTTTTTAACTTTCACTTTAATTAAATTGTGCTTATGCAAAACTGCTTTTTTTGCAAAGACCTTATTAAAAAAGGTTTTCATTTTTTTTTCAGAAACTTGTGTTAAAAACCCCAAAGAGCCCGTGTTAATTCCAACACTAGGTATAGGATTGGTTTTAAATAGTTGCGCCACTTTTAGGTAGGTGCCGTCACCTCCAACAGTAACAACAAGGTCTTGGTTAGCAGTTGTTTTTGGTTTTTTAGTGCTTTCAATAAGTTGGGTTTTCTTCCCTTTTTCTTTTAGCCATGTCGACAAAATCTTTGCTTTGTGTTTGGATTTTTTACAATCTTTTTTATAAAAAATAAGAATATTTTTAATGAAAGTAGTGTAAATTGTAAGGTCCTTTTAATAAGTATAGTTATTGAATAATATCATTATCGTTAAAGCTATATTTTTTTTGTAAAATAACTTTAACTTCTTGTTTGTTGATAATTATTTTTGAATTTACAGAGGCAGGAGCTCTTCTTTTTGTTAAAAGTAAATTAGTATTTATTTTAAATTCTTTTGTATGGTACTTGTATTTTTTTAATGTTATTTTTACTGTTTTATTTTTTGGTAACACAATATTACTAGGGGATATACTAATGGGCTTGTCATTAACAAAAATTTCTACGCCGGCAGGTTTTGTATGAATGTAAGTTAAAAGTGTAGGAGAATTGTCGCTTTCGGCAGGCTTAGACAAGCTAGCTTCGGCAATAACAGGAGCAGCAATATTTTGTGCTATAGGAGGCGTAAGGATATTGTTTTGCACAGCTTTGGGTTTTGTTATAAAAGAATTTTTTATTTGAGCCACTTTGTTTAAAAGCACATTTTGTTGTTCTACGCTAGAAAAAAGAAAAAATCCAGCAATGGCTAAAGAGGCACTAAAAACTATACCAAAAAAAGGAGAGTTTTTTGCGGGTTTTTGAAAACTTTTAGGTTGTCTATAAGTAGGGGGAACATTATTTAACTTGGGCTTGTTTGGTACGGCAGCGGCAACAGAAGTGTTGTGTTTAACAGTCATTAAGTGTTTTTGTCTAGATTGAATTTTAGCATAAGTTACAGGGCTTAAGTTCAAGGTTATGTCAGCCTGTTTGTTTGCAGCAGCCGCTGTGTTTGAAAAATTTGTAACTTTATTTATTTTTGATCTTTGCTCTGTGGTATTTATTGATGTAC contains the following coding sequences:
- a CDS encoding NAD(+)/NADH kinase; the encoded protein is MSTWLKEKGKKTQLIESTKKPKTTANQDLVVTVGGDGTYLKVAQLFKTNPIPSVGINTGSLGFLTQVSEKKMKTFFNKVFAKKAVLHKHNLIKVKVKNRVFYALNDVSIERHNLSNLLSLTVNLFKKKIYTIRADGIILSTALGSTAYNLAAGGPILHPSLKNISVTPIAPHSLTVRPLVLNDDYQIDIQIKKTKHKNKKKSTLSIDGKRYCILNEDDNISISKSSYQHHSLKDRNFNYFSILKEKFNFGERI
- the ftsZ gene encoding cell division protein FtsZ, which gives rise to MFEIAQSTLETPGAKICVIGVGGGGGNVIKTMLGDNLQGVEFIVANTDRQALDSNPSSSKIYLGKSITKGLGAGANPEVGEQSALESEEEIKDMLAGHDMLFITAGMGGGTGTGAVPIIARIAKELGILTVGVVTKPFIFEGKKRTKNAERGIELLKSNVDTLIVIPNQKLLTIANEKTPLLETFRKADSVLLQAVKSISDLINVEGLINLDFADIKTVMQSRGVALMGSGVGSGESRAVEAAQAAIKSPLLENVSIDGATGVIINITGNSNLTLWEVNEAASLISNAADESAEIIFGSVIDENVKDDEIFVTVVATGFQEKDHSISYNTHSYAAATAASSPNNHNNTNIENMAQNFAKAKLASTPLNPTEEMPKANFSKSPAEEMPGANSSFPPNSSAKEGGKVQVDPTIEKAVENNATSEEKVNARELLLEKAKSFDIEASGASHLNSKEQLSMNLDDDKENHPIDIVKDIAKKVVKSPFKTGLDWASFKKKWVDLDK
- a CDS encoding UDP-2,3-diacylglucosamine diphosphatase, producing the protein MKLLFVSDVHLKEHQSLEYIHFLKFLKFILQSKNVDHLFLVGDIFDLWVSDKSIFFNHFSEVVILLQNIAEQGTKVHYFEGNHDLYINNYFKNKKNIITYNCPQTFYLNGLNLKIEHGDLINQEDYWYLKWKKIINSKSFKQWVRMCPGFFVFYLGSLLSFLSSLKNKISFLNKKPIEKELYEKNICKMLRNYAEVKCKNEEVDIFINGHVHVADLYQYQASGKEKYAINLGEWKKTPHVLSVVDKNIQLYKLDQFFLSFK